The stretch of DNA AATGTGAAGGGATGTGGCCTTTTACCCTTGACTGAAGGATACTTTGATTGTGGAGTCACAGTGAgacaaaaatatgttgttttttggcagaCACAGAGTCAAAACTTTTTGCAAGCACTGTATGATTTATGGGCTGTATAGGCTGTAATACAATCTTGAAATACCAACAGAGACCAGTGTGATTGATGGTGAGGCGTAGAAACGGCTGTGCAAGGAGGCACATTGGTATTCAGCCGTTGTCAGTAACAGTGGGGAAGAATATTCTACTTCAATCCAATGTTTTCCCGCAGGTTTATGCTTGAATACTGCATTCATAACTTTCAGGTCATGTGaagaataacacacacagggTGTTTAGGGCTTTGCTGGCAGATGCTGTTGAGTAAACTGTCCATGTGGTGTCACTAGACTCCAGACACTGCCCACTGTTGGAGCTCAGATATAAAGGCTGCAGCCAACAAAAGGCTGGCATGCTGATGTGCAAATGAGGACATTAGCGTGTACAGAATATCGAGGGATTACTCTGTTGAAGTTAACACTGGTGTCTAATTTACAATAGCTCGTGTGATCAAGACGAGGATTTATCAGGCCTTACTGCCggctttgctgctgctggtgatgcTGCTTCTGGTGCCGGTGTTGtcttctctgcctctgcagGCTTTGCCATCCAACTGTTGACACGTCCAGCCACACCTCCTTTGATACCAGCCACAACATCCTGGGAAAAGAGACATCTTAAATACTGGATCACATATCAGTTAACCTGTCTATCCTTCTCACTTTCTCAATCCTTCACCTTGTTGGCAGGGGCCGGGCTTTCAGAGGAGCCACCGACGTTGCCCTTCTCCCACATGCTCTTGATGCTACGCGTGCCTCCTGTAGGAATATCTGCCATTGCAGATTTGGGGGATTTGGCTTCTTTGTTTCCCTGTGGAGACAGAGGATGGATTTCATGACTTTGTAAATGGCAAAAACAGCTCAACACTGACTGTGGATCGCTGGTGGAAAGTTTCCAAGTACATTCACTCGAGTACTGTGCTTGAAGTGTTtgttgagtatttccatttcatgctcCTTTTAACTTCTGCTACATTGTTTGATAGCTATAGTTAGTAGTGACTTTACAGATCAAGATTTTAGATTAAAGACAATGTGTATGAGTTGATAGCAGTTTCACCAAGGAGACATTTACCAACTAAACTGCTCTGTTTTAGGCACAAAGTGGTGAAACTACCCAATACTtcacaaaaaagcaaagattcaGTCCAAAGTCCaaaagattcttttttttttttttttttgcttaactttgttttttccatctttcctaccccattaatcatctcactgCCTTTCAGATAAATCTTGTGACCCTTCAGAGAGGGCTTGACTGCTCGGTTGGGAAACATGGGactagtgtgtgtgtagctgtataTAAAGTGGTTTAAACTAACTACCTCTAAAGATttgataaaaagtaaaaacaaaatggaaaaaatatatcACTTGTAACGGTTCATTTTCTTTGCGAAATTATACATTATTTTTGATTCATTAAGTACAGTTTATTGATAATGCTTTATACTttaggattttgaatgcaggcTTTTACTTGTGATGGGAGTATTTTCACATTGTAGTATgggtacttttacttcagtaaaggatCTTAGTACCTCTTCTACTGCTGCTGAGGACAGTGAATAATATTGTCAAGTCTCACCTGGAGGGCAGAAGTGTACTGTTCTAGTCTGTTGCCTATCTTGGAGACAATTGGAGTGTGTGACCCTCTGGCTGCGGTGCTGTAAGAATGAACGACATATTGGGCATTAATATGGCCAATCACCAACCGCTGgttcattcatttgtgtttctttagtTCTATACTTTACTTCACCACAAGATCCCCTTTCATGTCTCACCTTTTCTGGGCTGATTTGCTCAAGAATTCTGCTTTCGCCCCGAtctgcacaaacaaaacaacatgtttaaaGTTACAAACCCATCTGTCACTGTCATGCACGCATAAATAATTTGGACTTGGTCGAGCTGTTCTGGCTTCTCTCTAGTTTCCAGGACGACCTCACTGAGAGGCAGACCAGTCTGTCCCTGGGAGGGTCTCTCTGTACTTGAACACTGTGTTGACTGGTGCCTGACTGATTGAGCTGGAGAGTTTGGCTGTAAGGgagccaggacacacacacacacacacacacacacaccgagacacacacagagacacacagagacacacacagagacacacacacacacacacgcacacaaacaaaaacacacacacacacacacacacacactgagacacacacagagacacacacagagacacacacacacacgcacacaaacaaaaacacacacacacacacacacacacacacacacacacacacagcctgctgTTCAAAATGAATTATACTCTCCATGTACGTGCAGAgttgaaaagacacacacacacacaattgtcaACATTCCTCCAAAAATACTCCAGCAAGAAAATTACCCAGTCACGGTCTTGTTCGTCCACTGCCATATTTGAGTACAGTTCAGACTCCAGAgcacatctttttttaattcatgtcaACTATCAATATATGGCTGAAAGGgaattaaaacataaattgaaaggaaacatgtttgacCATATAAAGGGAAAGGGAAAAGGGAAGAAGCTCTGCTTCTTTTGTAGAGAAAACAATTGCAAACAGATCTGCTGCTACATGGGAGGAAACAAACATCCTGTGTAATATTCTAAAGTTTGAAGACTGACTGGTAGCAATGCTTGGGAGTTAATGAGAGGAtcaatatcactctcatgtcttttTGTCATATATGAAGCTAGAGTCAGCAGCCGGTTAGATGAGCTTTAGATAAAGACTGGAaccagctagcctggctctgtctgcggtcacaaaatctgcctacgggcacctttaaagctcactaagtaatacattacattttatttggttGCCTCATAAAAACCACGTAGAACACTGTAGAGACGGAATATTGTGATTTTACAAACACAAGGAGCTTTAAAGATGCTGGTAGATGGATTTGATTATCTATGGACAAAGCCAGACAAGCTGTGGAGGGCCCAACATGTGTCTCATAGAAGTAGATTGTGTGACTCTCTATGCTTTATCTTACAATAAAACTGCATAAAGTTTACAGGATAACTATGTTCTGTAGGTCTTTTTCATCACAGGAACTTAATGTAACACTTGAGTTATCATATGTTGAAATGTAAAGCTAATACTTGGAGAACAGCTGGCATGTATGTTTTGCTGCCTTGCTATGGGTAAACTGTATGTTGTTTGCACAGTGTTTGATGAGTACACTTCTAGTTTAAATTCATGTCttatgaaagagagagagaggtcattTTAAATGGTCTCTCCACTTACCTATAGTGGCATCTACCCATGCAgataaattacatttgttttgcagtgcTCAAAAGCATTTggaacattttgaaaatgaaaaacaacccctaaccctaactccGGATAATCCACAGACCATAATGTCAACAGCTGTCATGGGTTTGGTGACAGTAGTTCTGCTGACAGTGAAGTCTGTGAATAATCCAAAGAAACCAGGACCCTGTTCATGGAGAGAAATGTTGTGagcatacaaaaacacaaacaaaaatccatTTGTATTGGGATGGAAATATCAAAGATGAATAAGTGGGAAGATACACTATTTTCTTATCAAATTATTGTGAAATTTAGTTCTTTACTTTGCTGGAAACCCTGTAGAACATCTGCAAGGTGCCTGAACCACTACTCCAGAGCTCACCTTGGAGGAGCCTTTGGGACTGATAGCAAACACAGGTTTTCCGgtgtcttcctctttctgtttcttcttctctgcagcctctgccctcctcttctctatctcctccctcatcctcttcctctcctcctgttacGAAAACCACAATTTACGGTCTCATCTTTGTCACTGGTTACAAACATACTCCTCTAACAGTGAGACTTACTCTCCGATCTCTCACCTGCTCTTTGGTTTTCTTGTCCTCCATCTCCTgtttcttctgcttctcctcctcctccaggatcttcctcctctcctctctcttcctcttcaggtCCTCCAGCTCGGCCTCTGCgtcctgctgcttctgcttcatCTTCTCAAACTCCTCGCTCTCTGCGTCATTTCGCCGGCGCTTCAGCTCCTGCAGCTTACGTTCGGCCTCCTGTCGCTCCACGTCATCTGCCTTAGTGGAGGGAGTGCTGTCCctgctcacaaacacataagTTGTATACAAACTCATGTTTCATCCTACTGATGATTTCAAAATGATTGAAACTTCATCATACTTTATGTCCTTTATATCCATCCTCTCAATTCCTCATATTCCACATAATTAtctatttttgaaatatttatgtttatttattaatctgtttATTAATTCCACAATTTTTAAGCGTATCGcctttgattgttttgtttttttgctttatgatgttcagtgttttttcctttcttctcttatATACTGTCTGTGTATCggtcctgcatgtgtgtgtgtggggggggtctGCTGCATGCCCTtacaggaataaataaagttgtactgaattgaattgaaagcACTCTGAGAGATTTTCTTGAAATTAGAGTATCATTCCAATCTGAagatacatacaaatacattttaatttgcaatgcccatggatggattactgaaaaGGCCCACTAGGCACAGGCCGAGGGGCCCAAGAGGTCAGGGGGCCCCTGGTCCAGAGCCTCTGTTTGCAGTGAAGTGTTTGAAGAGTTACGACTTCAAAAAATTATGTGACCGAATTCTTTCAGACAGGGGGTCCCTATAGGAGGCATGGAGGgcctttttctgtctgtgcccATGGGCCAATTTTCTCATAATCGGTCCATGGTACCGTCCACCTCTTATCAAATACTTTAATGAAATGGCATGTATGAGTAATTAAATGGACGACAGAAAAGCCATACATGAAAGGTGTAGGTTAAAACATTGTGTCTTACTGAAATGAGGAGTCAGGCAAGATTTACCTTGATGTCTTGTCCGTCTTCTTAAGCTTATTCTCAGCGAAAGCTCCGTTCTGTTTGGTTGGTTCGTTCTtgtaaaaagagagaaaaaagttagACGTCAAAACGCTGTTCCTACTTAATATACAGCTTCAATATTAGAGGAGCAATCATTATGAATGACAATCAattttgttttaccttttcCTTAAAACCAAATCTCTTTGGCTTCTCCTCCTTTACACAGACGACAAAACAAGGAACAagattaataaaataatgaaaacagcaggCTCAGTTCAAACAAATAATGTTGaaaacccacaaaaacaaaaactagcCATTAGACAAATGTGGAGTCAAAGGCCTTACAGTGAATGTAGCTCAGATGTAAAATGAGGGCACATCACTATGTGACATCCTCGATACCACCTCCTCTTTTATCCTTGTGGCAAACCAAACACTGTGATCTACGGCCAGGCCACAAAACTATCATACAGCAATTATCTGCAAAGCCTGGACGAATCGAATGTGGTCCCCCAGTGCCACTTAATCCAAGAGATTAAGGACCAGTGTCACATTCAAATGTCTGTATTCTGCGGACAGAGACCTCATTTAAGTTTTCCAGGTTTTGGctgttggtaaaaaaaaaaaatcccatcagtacctcctctttcttcttcttttcttccatctctcGCTTTTTGCGTttatcctcttcctcttttttctttttctcctcagcCTCCTTTTTCcgcttttcctcctcttctttcttcttttcctccgtCTCCTTTTtccgtctctcctcctcttctttcttcttcttttcctctagacctttcttcatcttcttttcctcctcctcctttttctttttctcctccatttctttctttcgtttttcctcctcctctttcttcttcttttctgccatttcccttttctgtttttcctcttcttcttttttaattttttcctccatctcttttttctgtttttcttcttcctcctttttctgcctctcttcattttgcttttgttgttgttgttcctcttccctcttcttcctttcctccgCCTCCTTCAGCtgcctttcttcttcctctctctttcgcttttccatttcccttttttgcctctcctcctcttctatcCTTAGCTTTTCATCcatttctttctgctgtttttcctcttcttctttcctcttcctttcttcctcctccttgtcaACAGCTTCCTCAGCAGCATCTTTCTTCCCTACATCAACCTCAGCCTCCTCCTGTGAGAgaagttatatttatttaatttttctataaTTTTCTGTGCatatattatcaaaataaagtcACGAGGAAGCTAAAATAAGAGATCACACCTCATTTCTTGTGGTTGGTGTTCTTGACTCCTCAACAGATTCCTGTCAAGAGTAAAAATAACTTTAGAATATAAAATCTTTTGTCCCTCTTCAGTACATGTTCTGCTTCAGAAAAAGATAGAAATTCATCTTTaccttctcttcttccttcttctcttcttcctctttcctccaggAGTTTGCCACCTCCTCCTGGGCAGgattctcctccttcttctcctcttcttcctctgtgtgtcgctgtctgctgctgctgatggaggaCTGCTCCTCCAGTGTGCCGTCTGTGCCGTTGGTGCTGATGGTGGGGTCGAactccttctgtctctccatgGCCTCCTTCATTCTCTTCTGCCTCCGCTCCTCCCTCTTGGCCAGGCGCTCCAGCAAAGCCTGGTCATCATCTGCACCTCCAGCACCAGTGGTGGTGGCGGAGGACTCGGACCCAGTCTCTGTGACACTGTAAAAACATGACATGGACTTGTTCATAAAGCAGTAAAGGACGTGAactcaactacacacacacaacagggaTCTATTATCAAGTCTTCTGCTTCACACTATGATTTGGAATAACGACAAGTTGAGAAATGGTCAAACGACCAAACAGACATAGCTAATCTTCAATCTTAGATGAGGAAccttgtaattattattttaattattttaataagtAATGTGGGTTGTAATATAATGTGTGGCCATGCATCCCTTTTTCTTCACCCCTCACCTTACTCATGCATTTGATTAAGTTTGATTAAAAAACTGAAGTTTTTATTTCCCCAGCTGTTTAACCGTCTTCACTACTCGCTTTGATACCTTTCCTTTACACAAATTAGTTTGAGCTCATGACTGGCAATGGAGCTCACTGACTGGCAATGAAACTTAGTACAGACAATGCTGTTGATAATGTAACTGCAGCTGATCTGTTTCAGCttcaatttaaatgaaatatatatatatatatatattatatatatatatagcatgTTTTGCTGTAGAagcatacattttttaattatttaattga from Seriola aureovittata isolate HTS-2021-v1 ecotype China chromosome 10, ASM2101889v1, whole genome shotgun sequence encodes:
- the LOC130176752 gene encoding caldesmon-like isoform X3, producing the protein MDDDFDRRMELRRQRREQMRLDADNVGYANDDDDDEEARERRRRAREERKKMRDSEDSSTIDVINTNSVTETGSESSATTTGAGGADDDQALLERLAKREERRQKRMKEAMERQKEFDPTISTNGTDGTLEEQSSISSSRQRHTEEEEEKKEENPAQEEVANSWRKEEEEKKEEEKESVEESRTPTTRNEEEAEVDVGKKDAAEEAVDKEEEERKRKEEEEKQQKEMDEKLRIEEEERQKREMEKRKREEEERQLKEAEERKKREEEQQQQKQNEERQKKEEEEKQKKEMEEKIKKEEEEKQKREMAEKKKKEEEEKRKKEMEEKKKKEEEEKKMKKGLEEKKKKEEEERRKKETEEKKKEEEEKRKKEAEEKKKKEEEDKRKKREMEEKKKKEEEEKPKRFGFKEKNEPTKQNGAFAENKLKKTDKTSSRDSTPSTKADDVERQEAERKLQELKRRRNDAESEEFEKMKQKQQDAEAELEDLKRKREERRKILEEEEKQKKQEMEDKKTKEQEERKRMREEIEKRRAEAAEKKKQKEEDTGKPVFAISPKGSSKIGAKAEFLSKSAQKSTAARGSHTPIVSKIGNRLEQYTSALQGNKEAKSPKSAMADIPTGGTRSIKSMWEKGNVGGSSESPAPANKDVVAGIKGGVAGRVNSWMAKPAEAEKTTPAPEAASPAAAKPADVKPGDAGNKRGMWETKKGSAPAKVAVGGKSKFVTNGVRP
- the LOC130176752 gene encoding caldesmon-like isoform X1; protein product: MDDDFDRRMELRRQRREQMRLDADNVGYANDDDDDEEARERRRRAREERKKMRDSEDSSTIDVINTNSVTETGSESSATTTGAGGADDDQALLERLAKREERRQKRMKEAMERQKEFDPTISTNGTDGTLEEQSSISSSRQRHTEEEEEKKEENPAQEEVANSWRKEEEEKKEEEKESVEESRTPTTRNEEEAEVDVGKKDAAEEAVDKEEEERKRKEEEEKQQKEMDEKLRIEEEERQKREMEKRKREEEERQLKEAEERKKREEEQQQQKQNEERQKKEEEEKQKKEMEEKIKKEEEEKQKREMAEKKKKEEEEKRKKEMEEKKKKEEEEKKMKKGLEEKKKKEEEERRKKETEEKKKEEEEKRKKEAEEKKKKEEEDKRKKREMEEKKKKEEEEKPKRFGFKEKNEPTKQNGAFAENKLKKTDKTSSRDSTPSTKADDVERQEAERKLQELKRRRNDAESEEFEKMKQKQQDAEAELEDLKRKREERRKILEEEEKQKKQEMEDKKTKEQEERKRMREEIEKRRAEAAEKKKQKEEDTGKPVFAISPKGSSKIGAKAEFLSKSAQKSTAARGSHTPIVSKIGNRLEQYTSALQGNKEAKSPKSAMADIPTGGTRSIKSMWEKGNVGGSSESPAPANKDVVAGIKGGVAGRVNSWMAKPAEAEKTTPAPEAASPAAAKPADVKPGDAGNKRGMWETKKGSAPAKVAVGGKSKFVTNAGVRP
- the LOC130176752 gene encoding caldesmon-like isoform X4 → MRDSEDSSTIDVINTNSVTETGSESSATTTGAGGADDDQALLERLAKREERRQKRMKEAMERQKEFDPTISTNGTDGTLEEQSSISSSRQRHTEEEEEKKEENPAQEEVANSWRKEEEEKKEEEKESVEESRTPTTRNEEEAEVDVGKKDAAEEAVDKEEEERKRKEEEEKQQKEMDEKLRIEEEERQKREMEKRKREEEERQLKEAEERKKREEEQQQQKQNEERQKKEEEEKQKKEMEEKIKKEEEEKQKREMAEKKKKEEEEKRKKEMEEKKKKEEEEKKMKKGLEEKKKKEEEERRKKETEEKKKEEEEKRKKEAEEKKKKEEEDKRKKREMEEKKKKEEEEKPKRFGFKEKNEPTKQNGAFAENKLKKTDKTSSRDSTPSTKADDVERQEAERKLQELKRRRNDAESEEFEKMKQKQQDAEAELEDLKRKREERRKILEEEEKQKKQEMEDKKTKEQEERKRMREEIEKRRAEAAEKKKQKEEDTGKPVFAISPKGSSKIGAKAEFLSKSAQKSTAARGSHTPIVSKIGNRLEQYTSALQGNKEAKSPKSAMADIPTGGTRSIKSMWEKGNVGGSSESPAPANKDVVAGIKGGVAGRVNSWMAKPAEAEKTTPAPEAASPAAAKPADVKPGDAGNKRGMWETKKGSAPAKVAVGGKSKFVTNAGVRP
- the LOC130176752 gene encoding caldesmon-like isoform X2 translates to MDDDFDRRMELRRQRREQMRLDADNVGYANDDDDDEEARERRRRAREERKKMRDSEDSSTIDVINTNSVTETGSESSATTTGAGGADDDQALLERLAKREERRQKRMKEAMERQKEFDPTISTNGTDGTLEEQSSISSSRQRHTEEEEEKKEENPAQEEVANSWRKEEEEKKEEEKESVEESRTPTTRNEEEAEVDVGKKDAAEEAVDKEEEERKRKEEEEKQQKEMDEKLRIEEEERQKREMEKRKREEEERQLKEAEERKKREEEQQQQKQNEERQKKEEEEKQKKEMEEKIKKEEEEKQKREMAEKKKKEEEEKRKKEMEEKKKKEEEEKKMKKGLEEKKKKEEEERRKKETEEKKKEEEEKRKKEAEEKKKKEEEDKRKKREMEEKKKKEEEEKPKRFGFKEKNEPTKQNGAFAENKLKKTDKTSRDSTPSTKADDVERQEAERKLQELKRRRNDAESEEFEKMKQKQQDAEAELEDLKRKREERRKILEEEEKQKKQEMEDKKTKEQEERKRMREEIEKRRAEAAEKKKQKEEDTGKPVFAISPKGSSKIGAKAEFLSKSAQKSTAARGSHTPIVSKIGNRLEQYTSALQGNKEAKSPKSAMADIPTGGTRSIKSMWEKGNVGGSSESPAPANKDVVAGIKGGVAGRVNSWMAKPAEAEKTTPAPEAASPAAAKPADVKPGDAGNKRGMWETKKGSAPAKVAVGGKSKFVTNAGVRP
- the LOC130176752 gene encoding caldesmon-like isoform X5; translated protein: MDDDFDRRMELRRQRREQMRLDADNVGYANDDDDDEEARERRRRAREERKKMRDSEDSSTIDVINTNSVTETGSESSATTTGAGGADDDQALLERLAKREERRQKRMKEAMERQKEFDPTISTNGTDGTLEEQSSISSSRQRHTEEEEEKKEENPAQEEVANSWRKEEEEKKEEEKESVEESRTPTTRNEEEAEVDVGKKDAAEEAVDKEEEERKRKEEEEKQQKEMDEKLRIEEEERQKREMEKRKREEEERQLKEAEERKKREEEQQQQKQNEERQKKEEEEKQKKEMEEKIKKEEEEKQKREMAEKKKKEEEEKPKRFGFKEKNEPTKQNGAFAENKLKKTDKTSSRDSTPSTKADDVERQEAERKLQELKRRRNDAESEEFEKMKQKQQDAEAELEDLKRKREERRKILEEEEKQKKQEMEDKKTKEQEERKRMREEIEKRRAEAAEKKKQKEEDTGKPVFAISPKGSSKIGAKAEFLSKSAQKSTAARGSHTPIVSKIGNRLEQYTSALQGNKEAKSPKSAMADIPTGGTRSIKSMWEKGNVGGSSESPAPANKDVVAGIKGGVAGRVNSWMAKPAEAEKTTPAPEAASPAAAKPADVKPGDAGNKRGMWETKKGSAPAKVAVGGKSKFVTNAGVRP